The Benincasa hispida cultivar B227 chromosome 11, ASM972705v1, whole genome shotgun sequence genome has a segment encoding these proteins:
- the LOC120091599 gene encoding transcription factor MYB2-like, whose protein sequence is MVDDVKKGPWTAEEDSLLYNYVTVHGEGHWNSVARSTGLKRTGKSCRLRWLNYLRPNLRRGNITLQEQLLILQLHSRWGNRWSKIVEFLPGRTDNEIKNYWRTRVQKQAKQLNCDVNSQRFRDAMRLVWIPRLVERIEAASVQSLSSPPSLLLPPCTDADTSMLTWDYKSIVPEHMSGSCSDTSDSMAVDGFGAGWWEGDGVDSSLESLWTEENICFLQQHLFD, encoded by the exons ATGGTGGATGATGTGAAAAAAGGGCCGTGGACGGCGGAGGAAGACTCTTTGCTTTACAATTATGTTACTGTTCACGGCGAAGGCCACTGGAACTCCGTTGCTCGTTCAACAg GGTTGAAGAGAACGGGGAAAAGCTGTAGATTGAGATGGTTGAATTATCTCCGCCCAAATCTTCGCCGGGGAAATATTACTCTTCAAGAACAGCTTCTTATTCTTCAACTTCATTCTCGCTGGGGCAACCG gTGGTCGAAAATAGTCGAATTTCTTCCTGGAAGAACGGATAATGAAATAAAGAATTATTGGAGAACGAGAGTTCAAAAGCAAGCTAAACAACTCAACTGCGACGTTAATAGTCAACGTTTTCGAGATGCTATGAGATTGGTTTGGATCCCCCGCCTAGTGGAGCGGATCGAGGCGGCTTCCGTCCAATCTCTGTCGTCGCCACCATCACTATTGCTGCCACCGTGCACCGATGCCGATACCTCCATGTTGACGTGGGACTACAAGAGTATTGTCCCTGAACACATGTCTGGGTCGTGTTCGGACACATCGGATTCGATGGCAGTGGACGGTTTCGGGGCAGGGTGGTGGGAAGGAGACGGAGTTGACTCATCATTAGAGAGCCTGTGGACTGAAGAAAACATTTGTTTCTTACAACAACATCTTTTTGAttaa